In Prunus dulcis chromosome 2, ALMONDv2, whole genome shotgun sequence, a single genomic region encodes these proteins:
- the LOC117619416 gene encoding putative lipase ROG1 — MPIAGKKIAATMQNGVVENGVCSSASVNGSHDVWSSNESDSSSADHLVVMVHGIMGSAADWKFGAEQFVKMLPDKVFVHCSERNGSRLTLDGVDVMGERLTEEVVELTQRKPNLRKISFIGHSVGGLVARYAIGRLYRPPKNENSEHSSPNGSEEDPRSTLCGLEPMNFITVATPHLGSRGNKQVPFLFGVPAFEKVASAVIHLIFRRTGRHLFLNDDDDGKPPLLKRMIEDYDECYFMSALRSFRRRVVYSNVGYDHIVGWRTSSIRRNSELPKWEDTVDEKYPHIVYEEHCKAYDAEQCEPTSVEIDGSDKLEVELLTGLSRVCWEKVDVSFHCSRHRFAAHSVIQVKDQSVHIEGEDVIRHMIDRFLK, encoded by the exons ATGCCCATAGCCGGGAAGAAGATAGCAGCAACCATGCAAAACGGCGTCGTAGAGAACGGGGTTTGCTCGTCCGCCTCGGTGAATGGGAGTCACGATGTCTGGAGTTCTAATGAGTCCGACTCTTCCTCTGCTGACCATCTCGTTGTAATGGTCCATGGAATTATGGGAAG TGCGGCAGATTGGAAGTTTGGAGCGGAGCAATTTGTTAAAATGCTTCCTGACAAAGTATTTGTTCATT GTAGTGAACGGAATGGTTCTAGGCTGACTCTGGATGGTGTGGATGTAATGGGCGAGCGATTGACAGAGGAG gTTGTCGAACTGACTCAAAGAAAGCCAAATCTACGTAAGATCTCGTTCATTGGACATTCTGTGGGAGGACTAGTGGCAAGATATGCAATTGGGAGGCTATATAGACCCcctaaaaatgaaaattcggAACATTCATCTCCTAATGGGAGTGAAGAGGATCCAAGGAGTACGCTATGTGGCTTGGAGCCTATGAACTTTATTACTGTTGCTACACCTCATCTTGGCTCAAGAGGTAACAAGCAG GTACCATTTCTTTTTGGTGTGCCTGCCTTTGAAAAGGTTGCTAGTGCGGTCATTCATTTGATATTTAGGAGAACAGGTAGGCATCTTTTTCTTAATGACGACGACGATGGAAAGCCTCCACTGCTTAAACGCATGATAGAGGATTATGATGAATGTTACTTCAT GTCTGCGTTGCGTAGTTTTAGACGTAGGGTGGTGTATTCAAATGTGGGCTATGACC ATATTGTTGGCTGGAGAACATCATCTATTAGACGTAACAGTGAACTGCCAAAG TGGGAGGATACTGTTGATGAAAAATATCCACATATTGTTTATGAAGAACATTGTAAGGCCTATGATGCTGAGCAGTGCGAGCCTACTTCAGTGGAAATTGATGGCTCTGACAAGCTTGAAG TGGAACTATTGACAGGCCTATCTCGTGTGTGCTGGGAAAAAGTAGATGTTAGCTTCCACTGCAGCAGACATAGATTTGCTGCTCATAGTGTCATTCAG GTCAAAGATCAAAGTGTACATATAGAAGGTGAAGATGTCATACGTCATATGATTGATCGTTTCCTCAAATAG
- the LOC117620386 gene encoding WD repeat-containing protein WRAP73: protein MEFTEAYKQTGPCCFSPNARYIAVAVDYRLVIRDTLSFKVVQLFSCLDKISYIEWAIDSEYILCGLYKRPMIQAWSLAQPEWTCKIDEGPAGIGYARWSPDSRHILTTSDFQLRLTVWSLLNTACVHVQWPKHPSKGVSFTKDGKFAAICTRRDCKDYINLLSCHTWEIMGVFAVDTLDLSDTEWSPDDSAIVIWDSPLEYKVLIYSPDGRCLYKYQAYESGLGVKSVSWSPCGQFLAVGSYDQMLRVLNHLTWKTFAEFMHLSTVRAPCCAAVFKEVDEPLLLDMSELCLSDDFAQGNDDASEGHFRVRYEVTEVPISLPFQKPPADKPNPKQGIGLMSWSSDSQYICTRNDSMPSILWIWDIRHLELATILVQKDPIRAAVWDPTCTRLVVCTGSSHLYMWTPAGAYCVSIPLPQFSIVDLKWNSDGSCLLLKDKESFCCAAVAVLPESSEYSSDD, encoded by the exons ATGGAGTTCACAGAAGCTTACAAGCAGACGGGTCCTTGTTGTTTCTCACCCAATGCTCGTTACATTGCCGTCGCCGTCGATTATCGCCTCGTTATTCGGGACACTCTTTCCTTCAAG GTTGTGCAGctgttttcatgcttggacAAGATAAGCTATATCGAATGGGCCATCGATTCTGAGTACATTCTTTGTGGTCTATATAAAAGACCAATGATACAGGCATGGTCGTTGGCCCAACCTGAATGGACATGCAAGATAGATGAAGGTCCTGCTGGTATTGGGTATGCTAGATGGAGCCCAGACAGCCGTCACATACTTACCACATCAGACTTCCAACTGCGTTTAACAGTTTGGTCACTATTAAACACAGCATGTGTACATGTGCAATGGCCAAAGCATCCTTCCAAGGGCGTTTCTTTTACCAAAGATGGGAAATTTGCTGCAATTTGCACAAGGCGTGATTGCAAGGACTACATTAATCTTCTGTCTTGTCATACATGGGAGATAATGGGTGTATTTGCTGTGGACACATTGGACTTGTCTGATACTGAATGGTCGCCAGATGACAGTGCAATAGTGATATGGGATTCGCCTCTCGAATATAAG GTTCTAATATACTCCCCAGATGGGAGGTGCCTATATAAGTATCAAGCATATGAAAGTGGATTGGGCGTAAAAAGTGTTTCATGGTCTCCTTGTGGCCAGTTTCTAGCAGTGGGTAGTTATGACCAGATGTTGCGGGTTTTGAATCACCTGACTTGGAAGACTTTTGCTGAATTTATGCATCTATCTACTGTCCGTGCTCCTTGTTGTGCTGCTGTTTTTAAG GAAGTGGATGAGCCACTGCTGCTTGATATGTCCGAGTTATGTTTAAGTGATGATTTTGCACAAGGCAATGATG ATGCTTCTGAAGGACATTTCAGAGTTAGGTACGAGGTTACAGAAGTGCCCATTAGTTTGCCTTTCCAGAAGCCTCCTGCAGACAAACCTAACCCCAAACAAGGAATTG GTCTAATGTCATGGAGCAGTGACAGCCAATACATCTGCACTAGGAATGATAGCATGCCAAGTATTCTGTGGATCTGGGACATACGCCATCTTGAGCTTGCCACTATCTTGGTGCAGAAAGATCCAATTCGAGCAGCAGTTTGGGACCCTACATGCACGCGTCTCGTTGTTTGCACTGGAAGCTCACATTTGTACATGTGGACTCCTGCGGGTGCTTACTGTGTGAGTATCCCACTACCGCAGTTTAGCATAGTCGATCTAAAATGGAATTCGGATGGAAGCTGTCTTCTCCTGAAGGATAAAGAGTCATTTTGCTGCGCTGCTGTTGCTGTACTTCCAGAATCCAGTGAATATAGCTCAGATGATTGA